TTAGTGTTTCTCAACTCGCTAGAGATCATGATCTTGTGGCTGAATTTAACTCATCTTCTTGtttgatcaaggacaagaattCCGGGCTGGTTCTTCTCAGAGGATTTCTTAAGGATGGGCTTTATCAGCTACATTCAGTAGCACTTCAGCCCAGCCTCTTAAACCAACTCCTCCTTCCTTTTGTTCTAGTGGAACTTTTCTTTCATCAAATAAATGTAATAGGCCAGATTCAGTTTCTCCTGAACTGCCTATGACTATAAATGTAGCTTTTAACAGCACATTGTGTAATCAATGGCATGCCAAATTAGGCTATCcctcttttcatattttgaaaatggtattgaataaaattcacaTTCCCTGCTCTAGTTCTACTCTTTCCTTCTGTGATTCTTGCAAGGTTGGAAAACTACATCAATTACCATTTATTGATTGCTCTATAACAACAAAACAGCCTTTTGAATTAATCTACTCTGACCTTTGGGGACTTCACCTACTGTTTCTATTGAAGGTTATcgatattatattatttttgtagatGCATATACGACACACTTGGCTATACCCTCTGAAACTTAAATCAGATGTCTTGTTTGTTTTTATAACCTTTCACAAGCTTATTGAAACTCAATTCCAGACCAAACTTAAAGCCCTACAAACTGATAATGGTGGCgaatttaaagtttttattCCTTATCTCCGCCATCATGGTATCCAACCTCGGTTCACATGTCTCTATACTCATCAGCaaaaatggagtagctgaaCGCAAACATAGGCATATTTCTGAAATGGGGCTTACCCTATTGTCTCATACCAACATGCCTCTTAAGTTTTGGGTAGATGCTTTCAACACTGCTGTGCACACTATTAACCTTCTACCCTCTTCTCCTCTCAAATTTTGTTCTCCATTTGAAGCTCTTTTTCATAAGCAGCTGAACTATCTTAAGTTACAGCCCTTTGGCTATACATGTTTTCCTTATCTTCGTCCTTATCATAAACACAAGTTTGATTTTCACTCTACCAAGTGTGTTTTCATTGGGTATAGCTATGGTCAGGCCGGTTACAAATGTTTGCATCCTTCTGGGAGaatctacatttcccatcatgtAGAATTCAATTCAGCTGAGTTTCCTTATATCCAGTTGTTTCCTTCACCTATGTTGGCTTCTTTGTCATCTTCTACCTCTGATGGACTTTCCACCATTGTGTTTCAATCTCTTCCGTTGGCTAAATCCTCTAGAGGAGATCAACCTGTGAATTCTTCTCCTATGAATACAAATGATTGTCGTGTCTTAGCCCCTGTATCTCAATCTAGCCCTGTGACCACCAGATCTCAATCCCAGATTCCCAACCCTATACCTGCATCAGCTCCCTCTATTCATCCTATGCAAACCCGGTCCAAGACCAAACTTCTTGCTTCCTCTCAACCTTCTCCTCATGTCCTTGTTAGTTCCCTAGAACCTACTTCAGTTAGTGAGTCCTTGTTAGATTTCCAGTGGGTTCAGGTTATGACTGATGAATTTTTAGCTTTCCTACACAACCATACATGGGATTTGGTTCCCTTTTCTATTGATATGAATCTGATTGGTTACAAATAGGTGTTTAAAGTGAAGTATAAATCTGATGGTACAATACTTAAATATAAGGCTAGTCTTGTAGCCAAAGGATTTCATCAAACACCCAGCATTGATTTTGAGGAGACATTCAGTCCAGTTGTTAAGGCCCCTACAATCCGAGTTTTGTTTACTCTAGTAGTGACTTATGGATAGGATATTCAACAAGTGGATGTGAATAATGCTTTCCTAAATGGAGATCTTCATGAGGATGTGTTTATGGTCTAGGCGGAGGGTTTTGTTGATGATCGATTTCCCACTCATGTCTGTAAACTTAGAAAGTTGTTCTATGGCCTTAAACAAACGCCTAGAGCTTGGTATACAAAGTTGCAATCAGCTCTGCGTTCTTGGGGTTTTGTTAGAGTCATTTCTGATGCTTCTTTGTTCATAAAAAGGACTGATCAGTTTGTTATGTATGTTttggtatatgtagatgatatcttgattacCGGGTCTAAACAATCGGCTCTTCAAACATTCATTCGTGATTTGGACACTCACTTTGCTCTCAAGACTTTAGGGTCGGTTCATTATTTCCTTGGATTTGAGGTGTTTCGAAGTTCCACTggaatatttctttctcattctaaATATACAGTTGATTTGCTTAGAAAGGCGTCTATGCTCGCATATAAACCTTGTGACACTCCTATGACTTCCACTGGTGCATTAACATCCGAGGGTGAACTATTTTCTAATCCTTCATTGTATCGAACAATCATTGGTTCTTTACAATATTTGACTTACACCCGGCCTGGCATCTCCTTTGTTGTTAACAAGCTTCGCCAGTTTCTTTCCTCTCCGAAACAGCAACATTGGGTGGCCTGCAAGCGCTTACTGCGTTACCTCAAAGGTTCTATTGGTCAAGGATTATTATTCTCTCCAGTTTCTTCTGATCTACCACTTGTAGTCTACTGTGACGCTGATCATGTAGGTTGTAAAGTTACAAGGAAGTCAACAAGTGGTGTTTGTGTTTTCTTGGCAACAATTTGGTGGTGTGGAGTTTAAGAAAACAAACTGTTGTAGCTCAGTCAGTTAGAGAGGCAACAATCTCAAAATGTGTTGTAGCTATTGCTCAAGGTGTCACAAAAATTATGTGGTTGGTTTCTTTGTTTTCTGAATTGGGTCTTAAATCTCAGCCTACACCAATTATTTGGAGTGATAACATGGCGGCTAAGAGCATTGCAAAAAACCCGATTTTTCATTCTCGTACAAAACATTTTGAGATTGATCTTCattttgttaaagaaaaggTTGAGAAGAGAGAAGTGGAGATTAGATACGTTCCTACATCTAATCAGTTGGCTGATGTTTTTACTAAGAGTCTTCCTAAGAACAGATTTCAATTGTTGTGTGCTAATCTGGGCCTACGGATGTTTCCTGCTCAAGTAGCTCAGTCTAAGACAAATGAAGAACAACCATTGGTCAATAGGAAGTTTgttttgagggggaatgttggaGATCACGTGACATGAGTAACTAGAATTGTTAGCTTTCTCTatgttttagttttctgttaGTTGGCTGTTATAAGTTAAGCCGGTCAAGCTTATAATAAAGGCTGGctgattgtatatatatatcagcataGTCTTTCTTTTCTATATTAGATTGAGGAATTAATACAACatcagttctctctctctctattcctcTCTATTCATTCCTCCGTTATATTGTATTTCGACACCACACACATGAACTAGACAAGCTCATATATTAAACATCCATTCGCATACTCAGAATTATTCATTTTGCCATGCACATCATAACCATCCACAACCATTAATCAATCATAACATATAATCCAACAAATGCACACATGACCACAATAGATTTCCCACCCTCCAATAATGGCAATCAAGATTATAAGTTAGAGGAGCTTATTAGATGCTTGCATGATGATTTGGGGGGTGAATTGGaggcatcaaaagaagaaacagGTGACTAAAGGGGCGGACCGGTCGATAGACAAGTAGCAACTGTCGACAGCTAAAAGACAATGCCATGATCGGTCGACAAATTTGCCCCCATCTGTCGACTGACAAACCCTTTTCAAGCAAATGGTCAACATATGAGAAGGAACTGTTGACTGAGAAAATGCAATTTACACCACACACCACGAACCAACTACCaaacagtcgacagatgagaagGAACTGTTGACCAACAGAACCATTTTGAGTGATCGGTCGATAGATGAGCCTTGATTTTTCGACCAACAAACCCCTCTAATACGAAGACCACTACACATGAAGCCAAAAACAACATGCAAGCAACACCAAATTCTTGCATACTACTTAACTCTAATAGTAAactcatcattccttaaaaaaGATGGAGTGGACCAAAACTCCATTTGGACCTTTAAAGCAATTTTCTAAGAATTCAAGGAAAACTAAACAATTTATAAACAACCAGGTTAAAACCCTCTTCACCAAACATATAAGGGTTTTCGGAATCCAAAACCCGAAAACGGACAATCTAAGGACACCGAATCAAGTGGAGAATCAAGACATACAACTGTAGGGGaaaaggaggagaaggagaacTTGCATAGGaacaaggaagaaaaaaaacttgctatatataaagagagaatgggaacttgccttagatagATGTTTGATAGCCAAACTGAAGAACAAGCTGCCAAGACCACAACCCCCCACTTCCAAAGCTTCTGCAACCAATAAGATGGAGAGAAACAGAAGgaataagaagagaagaagaacactagaagaagaagagaagaagaaaacttaCACGCTAAGGCCCCCGACAGCCCaaacataaaacacacacacacatatatatatctgttgGATTATGAGGATACCCAAGATTAAGGCAATGGAGATTTGGTTAGGATTAATTCCCAAACTAGAATTAGGATCTTATatatatctttcctttcttttctattgTTGATTATCTTTCCTCTCTtgtatctttcctttcttgttatttcctttcttgttgtattttctctctataaGAGAGCTGGTTGTATTCATAGTTATTAATGAAAAAGTATTAGGTTTATCCTAGAgattttacatggtatcagagcctaataGGCTAATACACTgaaaccctagtgccttcattgcaccagCCGCCACCCTTTCATTGGGTTCCTCTTCACCATCGATCGTAACCCGTTAGAGTGCCTTTAGCGCACTGTCTGGCCACCAGCACCATCACTGCCAGTGAGGTCGCCACTATCAGATCGGCCGACCATCGGAGACCCACCGCCGTCAGATCCTCCACGCGCAGTCACGCGCCATCTCCCAGTTCGTCTTCGACCCCACGCGCCAGCGCGTGAACCACCCTCTTGCTTCCAGCTTCTCCAGATCAAGCCTCCGACATTTTTCTCACTCATCCCTGGTGTTCAACATACCTTCATCGCATCCACCCTCTTCCTCACCAACTGGATTAGCCATGTCGGAACAATCGGGAGTGACTCCAGATCTGGAAACTAGAGAATTAACTCCAATGGCTCAAGTAATGGAAGCCGGAACTGGATCAGGGATTGGAGAGCTGCCCGGAATCCATCAATCCTACCGATTAGATGGTAGGAATTATTTACAATGGGCCCAACTGGTACAAACATTCCTCAAGGGTAAAGGAAAAATTAGCCATTTGACTTCGGCTCCTCCAAAACCAACAAATCCAGCACTTTCAGCATGGGAGGTAGAAGATGCTCAAATCATGTCATGGCTTTGGAATGCCATGCAACCCGAGGTAAGTAAAAACTACATGTTTTTGGGTTCGGCTAGAGAGATTTGGGAAACCATACGGCAAACATACTCCAAAATTCATGATGCATCAGTTATATTTGAggttaaaactaaaattagtaGCACTAAACAAGGGGGCATTAGTGTTACTGAATACTATAATAAGATGCATGGCTGATGGCTAGAGTTAGACCATTATCAGAATATTAAAATGGTATGCAGTGCTGATATTGCAACTCTTagtcaaatatttgaaagagatagaGTGGTTGAGTTCCTAGCAGGCCTCAATTCAGAGTTTGATCAGATCCGGGTGCAAATCTTAGGGAGAGAAAAGCTTCCAGCACTCCATGAGGTTTTTGCTATGGTTAGAAGTGAGGAGAATCGAAGAACAGCAATGCTTCATGAAGCTGGATCAGAAAGATCAGCCATGATCTCCAATCGAAGGGCTGCTGTAGTGACTGAAATTGGTTCAGAAAAATCAGCCATGGTGTCCAACAGAGGAGGCGGATCAAGGATGAAAGGAGGCAGGGGAGAATTTCAGTCTCGGGCTGCAAATAAAGAGGCACTATGGTGCACCTTCTTCAATAAACCGAGACATACTAGAGAGACTTGTTTCAAGCTCCATGGAAAGGAAGTGGTATTAAATCGTTTGGGCAGTTTTAAAAATCTGGCAGCCAAAAATCAGGCATATGTATGCAGCAAGGGTCAAGAAGAAGAGGGATTAACTAACCAAAGTGAGCCTGCTCCAGGTGCAGATTTTTTAAACACTGAAGAGATCTCAAAGCTGAAGCTATTCCTCAAGACCCTACAAGATGGTGCATGCTCTCTTGCACACAAAGACTCCTCAGGTAACTGCCTTCATTCAGCATTTTTTCCAGCCTTTAAGATTGATAAACAGGATGTATGGATCCTAGATACTGGGGCCTCTGATCACATGACACCCCATTCCCATGTTTTTGATGTCTACcactctctttccttctctaaACAAATCACAATAGCCAATGGAACATCTGTTCCAATTTTAGGCCAGGGTACAGTCACTCTAAATCCTCATTTTTCCCTCAAACAAGTTCTTCATGTACCTAGTTTATCAGCCAATCTTATCTCTATTCACCAACTAACCAAAGATTTGACTTGTCGGGCTATTTTTTCCCCTCatttgtgtgaatttcaggccATGACAACAGGGAAGATGATTGATGCTACTAGAGAATGCAATGGGCTGTACTACCTGATGAGGGAAGACTCTTATCCTACAAAGAAACAGCTTCCAACTGCTGCCTACTCATCTCAGTCAACCTCTAATTATAAGGATGTATGGCTGCAACACTATCGATTGGGTCATCCTCCTTTTACTCTATTAAAATCTATGTTTCCTACATTGTTTGCATCTTTAAATCCTAGTCTTTTTCATTGTGATGTTTGTGTTATGTTTAAGCATCAGCGTGTGTCCTATCCTCCTAGCAATAAAATCTCATCTACACCATTTACTTTGATTCACTCAGATGTGTGGGGACCATCTAAAATTCCTAATTGTTCTGGGGCTCATTGGTTCAtctctttcattgatgattgtacccGTATGACTtgggtttttctattaaaagatAAGGCCACTGTTAGTTCAGTTCTTCCCACTTTTTGTAAAATGATTGCAACTCAGTTTGGTTCGCCTATCAAAAGATTAAGAATtgataatgcaagggattattttaatcatcacTTGCATCAATACTTCCAGCAAGAAGGAATAATCCATGAATCTTCTTGTGttgatacaccccaacaaaatggggtagcagaaaggaagatgagacaccTCCTTAATGTGGCTCGatctcttcttcatcatcacaATGTtcctaaatccttttgggggGAAGCAATCCTTACAGCGGCCTATCTCATTAACCGAGTCCCTACCAAGTTGCTACAAAATCAAAGTCCTTTACATTATCTATCCTCCTTCTTTCCCGATCAGTTCTTACATTCCCCTCTTCCTCTTCGGGTGTTTGGTTGTGTATCCTTTGTTCACATTCCCAAACAACACCGTGATAAACTTGATCCTCGAGCAATCAAATGTGTTTTCCTTGGATACTCACCCACTCAAAAGGGGTACAAGTGTTACCATCCTCTCACTCGAAAATTTTATGTCTCCAAGGATGTCACGTTTGTGGAATCTACACCTTTTTTTGGCTCATCCCAGGCTGGTCCCCAGGGGGAGACTTTGGTTCAAGGTGACCACCCTTCTGGTGACAGCCCTTTATGTGATAATGATATCTTCTTTCCTTCTGTTCAACCTATTCTTACATCTTCTCAGCCCCCTAGCCATCCTATTATCTCTCCTCAATCTTCAAATAGCAATCATGAATCATCCCTCAATCAAGGTATGGCTGAGAAGGAGCAGGGGCAATCGGATACTCAAGAGCTGTCACCCTTTGTCAGGTATAAGGGATCTCCTTATGTATTCAAACGCAGGCAGCCCCAGCATGTACCATCATCATCTCCTAGTCAAGGTATGAATTCCATTCAATCTTCACCCTTAGTGCAGCCTGATGACCTAGACCTACCTATAGCCATtcgaaaagggaaaagaagttgcACTCAACACCCATTAACCAACTTCTTGTCCTATCATCTTCTTTCTCAGAATCCATTGAAATCCCCAAGTCAGTTGAGGAGGCTCTAAAAGATCTAAATTGGAGGCAAGCCATGTTGGAGGAAATGAAAGCTTTGAAGAAGAATCATACATGGGACTTAGTGCCTCAACCACAAGGTGTTACTCCAGTTGGCTGCAGGtggattttcaatatcaaatataatGCTGATGGGACCCTAGAGAGATACAAAGGTAGATTGGTAGCCAAGGGCTACACTCAATCATATGGCATAGACTATCTTGAGACATTTGCCCCTGTGGCAAAAATGGCAACTGTGAGAATTCTTTTATCATTAGTAGCTTATTTTGGATGGAGCCTACAGCAGttggatgtaaaaaatgcatttctacaTGGGAATTTGGACGAAGAAGTTTTTATGGAAGTGCCTCCTGGATTTCAGGAAGGGGAGGCAGGGCAAGTGTGCAAACTAAAGAAGGCActctatgggctcaaacagtccccaagagcatggtttggtAGGTTTTCCAGGGCCATGACAGATATGGGATATAACCAAAGCCGGGGTGATCATACACTCTTCTTCAAGCATTCAGACAACGAGAAGGTTACCGCTCTATTGGTGTATGTAGACGACATAATAGTCACAGGGAATGATGCAGAGGAACAGAAGAGTCTCAAGGACAAGTTAGCCAAGGAATTCGAGATTAAAGACCTTGGTTCCCTCAAGTATTTCTTAGGGATTGAAGTTGCTTATTCGAAGGTTGGAATCTTTCTCTCCCAAAGGAAGTATGTACTAGACTTGTTAGCTGAGACAGGGGTATTAGGAGGAAGAGGATCTAATGTGCCGATAGAGCCTAACAGCAAGTTGGGAGTTGATCCTAATAGTCAACCAGTAGATAAGGGTAGATACCAAAGGCTGGTAGGACGTCTGATATACTTGTCTCACACTAGACTTGATATTGCCTTTGGTGTTAGTCTtgtgagccaattcatgcacaacccGACAGAAGAACATATGTAGAGAGTGAGGAAGATCTTAAACTATTTGAAGGCTACCCCAGGTAAGGGGATCTTGTTTAAATTAGGAGAAGAGCTGGATATTAAGGGGTTTACAGATGCAAACTATGCAGGATCTCTTATTGACAGAAGATCAACTAGTGGATATTGTGTATTTCTTGGTGGAAACCTTGTtggaggagcaagaagcaaAGTGTCGTGTCAAGATCAAGTGTGGAGGCTGAATTTAGAGCAATGGCTCTTGGCCTATGTGAGGTGTTGTGGCTAAGAATCatcctagaagatttgaagatcaaGGTTCAAGGCCCAATCAAGGTGTTATGTGACAACCAATCAACCATCAGCATTGCCCATAATCCAGTTCAACATGACAggacaaaacatgttgaaatagACCGACACTTCATTAAAGAGAAGTTGGATGCAGGCCTGATCAAAATACCCTATGTTTCATCTAAAGACCAAGTGGCGGATGTGTTAACTAAAGGGCTGGCAACTAAGAGATTCAAAGACTTAGtatgcaagctgggaatgattgaCATACACTCTCCAGCTTGAGGTGGAGTGTTGGATTATGAGGATACCCAAGATTAAGGCAATGGAGATTTGGTTAGGATGAATTCCCAAACTAGAATTAGGATCTTATatatatctttcctttcttttctattgTTGATTATCTTTCATCTCTtgtatctttcctttcttgttatttcctttcttgttgtattttctctctataaGAGAGCTGGTTGTATTCATAGTTATTAATGAAAAAGTATTAGGTTTATCCTAGAGATTTTACAATATCTGTATACATATACTCATCCGACAGCCCTTTCTCCCTTCCACTTTAAGCCcacaattttgacttttccacaagtgcgcacacacacacattcatGCTTTGACTCTTCCATTTGACTATTCCATACACATAAATTCCATTCATTTTAGACTTCTCAAcaccacattaaatatttccaaCATTTAGATTAAGTAATGCCAAAATATGTCACATaaaaataatgacaaaataaCTAAGACCCgataacgggtcgttacattctcatttcaacaacaacaacaacatatccagcctttatcccactatgtggggtcggctacatgaattctagacttccatgtatttctgtcttttgtcatatcctcatttagatccatatatttcatatcaaattttaatgtctctcccaaagtcttcttgggtctacctctacctctttttgtgactaattgttccatttcatcaactctcctcacaggagcgtctcttagtctccttctcacatgactaaaccatcttagtctagtctctctcatcttctcctcgattggcactactcctaccttattacgaataacttcatttctaattttatcctttcttgtatgtccgcacatccatcttaacatcctcatctccgctacacttgtcttttgctcatgctggtatttgactgcccaacattctgagccatacagcaagactggtcttatagctgtcctataaaattttcttttcaattttaatgggattttaccatcacataacacccccgatgcatttctccattttagccaacctgccttaattctatgtgcgacatcctcgtggatttctccatctttttgaatcactgatcccaaatatcgaaaatggtcttttctttgtaagatttggtcttctaattttattatagcatcatccactcttgcatttttactaaatttgcattccatatattctgttttctttctacttaatttaaatcccttagattctaaatagccatggtgtatgctatttgcagacgacatagtgttggtggatgaaacaaaaggagtgaacactaagcacTTACATTCTCATTtcaatcacttttttttttttttttcacaaattagCACTTAAATGCCCAACATTTTGGGTCATACAACAAAAATGGTCACATAGTTGTCCaataaaatttcctttttaGCTTTAAAGGATCTTATGATCACATAAAATGATGGATGCGCTTTTCAACTTTAATAATCATGTCTTAATTCTATGAGTAACATTCTCCATATTATTTCCATCTTTTTTAACAATAGATCCAAGATATCGGAATTGATCTTTTTCTAAAATAACTTGATTTCCAAGTTTGACATTAATATTTTccacttatatttttttactgaACTTATATTCCACTTGCATAGTTTTCGACATACTTAGCTTAAAACTTTTAGATTCTAAAggtgtttctccataacttaagtttatttttcatgcattcttttgtctcatctatCAAGATAATACAATtttcaaataacatacaccaaggTACTTCTCGAATATGTTTTGTGAGTACATCCATAACAAGAGAAAAGAGATAAGAGCTCAATGCAGATCTTTGATGTAATCTTATTATAATTGGAAAAGCCTTAGTACCTTTCCTACAAGTCCTAATACACGTTTTGCATGATGATACGCTTAAGCGACAATAGTAAGGCTGGAATTATGGCAATGAAGTCAGTTACCAAGTTGAAGACTCAAAACTGCTATTAACAACTTGAGATTATTAAATGACAAGGTGTATGTGGTTATATATCTATAAGTTCTCTCTATGTGTATAGTATTTTGACTAATGGGAGAAATGGTCTAACTCAAGGTGGTTTTTTCCCAAGCTAGTTACTTTAATGGACCATTGCGCCATGGTGTTTCATGGTTGTgaattattattctattttttagtAATGCTGACATTTTTATAGTATTA
This genomic stretch from Diospyros lotus cultivar Yz01 chromosome 1, ASM1463336v1, whole genome shotgun sequence harbors:
- the LOC127787025 gene encoding uncharacterized protein LOC127787025 — encoded protein: MVCSADIATLSQIFERDRVVEFLAGLNSEFDQIRVQILGREKLPALHEVFAMVRSEENRRTAMLHEAGSERSAMISNRRAAVVTEIGSEKSAMVSNRGGGSRMKGGRGEFQSRAANKEALWCTFFNKPRHTRETCFKLHGKEVVLNRLGSFKNLAAKNQAYVCSKGQEEEGLTNQSEPAPGADFLNTEEISKLKLFLKTLQDGACSLAHKDSSGHDNREDD